One Leopardus geoffroyi isolate Oge1 chromosome B1, O.geoffroyi_Oge1_pat1.0, whole genome shotgun sequence DNA window includes the following coding sequences:
- the TRMT9B gene encoding probable tRNA methyltransferase 9B isoform X2, whose translation MARVLVPGGQLMIYVWAMEQKNRHFEKQDVLVPWNRALCSQLFSDSSQPGRKQQCGHPERSHPYHPPCSVCSCSVCFKEQGHSKRSHSMDYEPLMARACCANISEEGEEENGFYNTFGKSFRSWFFSRSLDESTLRKQVERVRPLKTTEAWANSTISIQPSRHSSLDLDRQEPLSTRQQTSDEDVFVEPSQKQLEWLRAPATKKHLRGGQQREVRRNGDRNFLESTNTNANRVNAGDVEEGDPSSKILRRISAVDSTDSNPDATISVEEQQPDVLDPRALMRYYHVFREGELYGLLKENVSELHVLSSGNDHGNWCIIAEKKDNCD comes from the coding sequence ATGGCCAGGGTCTTAGTTCCTGGAGGCCAGCTGATGATTTATGTTTGGGCCATGGAACAAAAGAACCGGCACTTTGAGAAGCAAGATGTGCTTGTCCCGTGGAACAGGGCTTTATGCTCCCAGCTCTTCTCAGACTCCAGCCAGCCTGGGAGAAAACAGCAGTGTGGACATCCGGAAAGAAGCCATCCCTACCATCCTCCTTGTTCTGTCTGTAGCTGCTCTGTTTGTTTTAAAGAGCAAGGTCATTCCAAACGGTCCCACAGCATGGACTATGAACCATTGATGGCCAGAGCCTGTTGTGCAAATATctctgaggaaggagaggaagaaaatggattctATAACACATTCGGAAAATCTTTTCGTTCCTGGTTTTTCTCTAGGTCTTTGGATGAATCAACTCTGAGGAAGCAAGTTGAGAGAGTGAGGCCCCTGAAGACTACAGAGGCTTGGGCCAATAGCACCATATCGATCCAGCCTTCCAGACACTCCAGTTTAGACTTAGATCGCCAAGAGCCATTGTCAACAAGACAGCAAACTTCAGATGAAGATGTGTTTGTGGAGCCTTCGCAAAAACAGTTGGAGTGGCTGAGAGCACCAGCCACAAAGAAACATCTGCGTGGAGGCCAGCAAAGAGAAGTTAGGAGAAATGGAGATAGGAATTTTCTGGAAAGCACCAACACCAATGCGAATCGTGTGAATGCAGGTGATGTAGAAGAAGGCGACCCTTCTAGTAAAATACTGAGAAGGATTTCTGCAGTCGACTCCACAGATTCCAACCCAGATGCCACAATTTCTGTCGAAGAACAACAGCCCGACGTTTTGGATCCCAGAGCCTTGATGCGCTATTACCATGTGTTTCGAGAGGGCGAGCTCTACGGCCTGCTGAAGGAGAACGTGTCGGAGCTGCATGTTCTGAGCTCCGGGAACGATCATGGCAACTGGTGTATCATTGCCGAGAAAAAGGACAACTGCGATTGA